From a region of the Candidatus Brocadia sp. genome:
- the cobS gene encoding adenosylcobinamide-GDP ribazoletransferase, giving the protein MNTFLWALKFLTIIPFDREDRIKPRDCCHVVYWFPVVGLCIGVFLCLAYLPLYCFFPSLIADALIVLIFIMITGAMHLDGLADTCDGIWGGWNKEKRLEIMKDSRIGSFGAIGLIGMIGLKYACLLSIGEISTIHSSPFRISIPCESCVTTPVLVNKCVALLIMPVAGRWAQVCAAGISTYARNESGTGSFITKDTTRIQVIFLSVFPVVLFWYFFGLGGFFIFAIMLIFTLGWIWYIKKKIGGMTGDTLGATNEIAELVFLLSLLLLGKF; this is encoded by the coding sequence ATGAATACCTTTTTATGGGCACTCAAGTTTTTAACTATTATCCCCTTTGACAGGGAGGATCGGATAAAACCAAGGGATTGTTGCCATGTGGTGTATTGGTTTCCCGTGGTGGGTTTGTGTATAGGCGTTTTTCTCTGTCTTGCGTATCTGCCGTTGTATTGCTTTTTCCCTTCCCTTATTGCAGACGCTTTGATTGTGCTGATATTTATTATGATTACCGGTGCAATGCATCTCGACGGTCTTGCAGATACTTGTGACGGTATTTGGGGTGGCTGGAATAAGGAAAAACGCCTGGAAATCATGAAGGATAGCCGCATCGGCAGCTTTGGGGCTATCGGGCTGATAGGTATGATCGGACTCAAATATGCCTGTTTGCTGAGCATTGGGGAAATCTCCACGATTCATAGTTCCCCTTTTCGTATCAGCATACCATGTGAATCCTGCGTTACCACCCCGGTCCTAGTTAATAAATGTGTTGCCTTGTTGATCATGCCTGTTGCAGGAAGATGGGCGCAGGTCTGCGCCGCAGGGATATCGACATATGCCCGGAATGAATCGGGTACGGGGAGTTTTATTACGAAAGATACTACACGAATACAGGTGATCTTTTTGTCAGTTTTTCCTGTTGTCTTATTCTGGTATTTTTTTGGGTTGGGTGGATTTTTTATATTTGCAATAATGCTTATTTTCACTCTCGGTTGGATTTGGTATATTAAAAAGAAAATTGGTGGGATGACGGGAGATACCCTGGGCGCTACCAATGAGATTGCTGAACTGGTGTTTTTATTAAGTCTTTTGTTACTTGGTAAATTTTAA
- a CDS encoding type II toxin-antitoxin system PemK/MazF family toxin, with the protein MKRGDIYLVDFEPSVGAEIKKQRPALIISCNEANKHLKTVMAIPFSSKVERVFPFEVFVKKNDSRLDYDSKLKIPQMRAVDKSRLKRYIGTLGNDILEQVENAIKIHLAID; encoded by the coding sequence ATGAAGCGTGGTGATATATATCTTGTAGATTTTGAACCATCTGTTGGCGCTGAGATAAAAAAGCAAAGACCTGCTTTGATCATATCATGCAATGAAGCTAATAAGCATCTGAAAACTGTTATGGCAATCCCTTTTTCATCAAAGGTTGAAAGGGTGTTCCCGTTTGAGGTATTTGTAAAGAAAAATGACAGCAGGCTTGATTATGACTCTAAATTAAAGATACCTCAAATGAGGGCTGTAGATAAAAGCCGCCTCAAAAGGTATATTGGCACACTTGGCAACGATATCCTTGAACAAGTGGAAAACGCCATAAAGATTCATCTTGCAATCGACTAG
- a CDS encoding aldehyde dehydrogenase family protein: MEGKNYINGIFVNGSSGDRFESRNPANTDEVLGTFPSSTDKDVNNAVSAAKAAYQGWKCLSRIKRGEYLDAFTQLLKAGHEEISQLVTRECGKGIVEGRADVTEGIHMCQYVFGTVRMPHGDVIDSEIPEKDAFLRRKPKGVVAAITPWNFPFAIPLWLICPSVVEGNTVILKPSRETACTAHKIAEYAHKAGFPPGVINVVQGGCGDLLVKHPDVHVVLFVGSNDVGSGIKQIVAGFRDKMCACEMGGKNAVIVLDDANLDIAVNAAIISAFKTSGQRCTSASRLIVHEKILSNFEKRFIELTKRIKIGNPLDETVFMGPVINQAATEKVARYNDLAREEGAEVLCNGGMLVGEPFKKGYFMSPFVYRMENNPKSRVLREEVFGPHVAIIPVKDIDEAIGVYNDTDYGLSCAVITEDYRKAKRIRDDCEYGLGYVNLPTIGAEVHLPFGGVKKSGTGLPSASTLIDVVTHRTAWTVNHAKKIKMAQGLTVKL; encoded by the coding sequence ATGGAAGGGAAAAATTATATTAATGGAATATTTGTGAACGGCTCCTCCGGAGACCGGTTTGAAAGTAGGAATCCTGCTAATACTGATGAGGTATTGGGAACATTTCCGTCTTCTACAGACAAAGACGTGAATAATGCCGTTAGTGCAGCAAAAGCTGCCTATCAGGGGTGGAAATGTTTGTCCCGTATTAAACGCGGTGAGTATCTGGATGCATTTACTCAACTCCTGAAAGCAGGCCATGAAGAGATATCCCAGCTGGTTACGAGGGAGTGCGGGAAGGGGATCGTCGAAGGCAGGGCAGATGTGACGGAAGGGATTCACATGTGCCAATATGTTTTTGGTACGGTGAGGATGCCACATGGCGACGTAATTGATTCTGAGATTCCTGAAAAGGACGCATTCTTACGCAGGAAACCAAAGGGAGTGGTTGCGGCAATTACGCCCTGGAATTTTCCTTTTGCTATTCCCCTGTGGCTGATCTGTCCTTCAGTGGTAGAGGGGAATACGGTTATTCTCAAACCTTCCAGAGAAACAGCGTGTACGGCACACAAGATTGCCGAATATGCGCATAAGGCAGGGTTTCCTCCCGGCGTTATTAATGTTGTACAGGGAGGTTGCGGTGATTTGCTGGTGAAACATCCTGATGTTCACGTTGTGTTGTTTGTAGGCTCGAATGATGTGGGTTCGGGGATAAAGCAAATTGTCGCCGGGTTTCGTGACAAGATGTGTGCCTGTGAAATGGGTGGAAAAAATGCCGTAATTGTCCTTGATGATGCTAACCTGGATATTGCAGTGAATGCAGCTATTATCAGTGCCTTTAAGACATCAGGACAGCGATGTACCTCCGCAAGCAGGCTTATTGTACATGAGAAAATACTGAGTAATTTCGAAAAGAGGTTTATCGAACTCACGAAAAGAATCAAGATTGGCAATCCTCTGGATGAAACGGTTTTTATGGGGCCAGTGATTAATCAGGCAGCAACGGAAAAGGTTGCACGATACAATGATCTGGCGCGGGAAGAGGGAGCGGAGGTGTTGTGCAATGGAGGGATGCTTGTTGGTGAGCCGTTTAAAAAGGGGTACTTCATGTCTCCTTTTGTGTATCGTATGGAAAACAATCCAAAGAGCCGGGTGCTTCGTGAAGAGGTGTTTGGGCCGCATGTTGCGATAATTCCAGTAAAAGATATCGATGAGGCCATCGGGGTTTATAACGATACCGATTACGGTCTTTCCTGTGCAGTAATTACTGAGGATTATCGGAAGGCGAAGAGGATACGCGATGATTGTGAATACGGACTTGGCTACGTAAACCTGCCAACCATTGGGGCTGAGGTGCATCTGCCCTTTGGCGGGGTAAAAAAGAGCGGAACCGGCTTACCTTCGGCAAGTACGCTGATCGATGTTGTTACACACCGTACGGCATGGACGGTGAATCATGCAAAAAAAATCAAGATGGCTCAGGGACTGACGGTGAAGTTATAG